In Turicibacter sanguinis, a genomic segment contains:
- a CDS encoding DegV family protein: MAKVAIVSDSTGCIPAETVKALDIYVNYISVVFGTESYREFIDMSPEEFLERSANYNGLPTTSQPSPGQTIALYESLFEQGYEDIIHINISSQLSGSHQTALTCAEMVNPEHIHVFDSRTVTYTQGMFAVYAAMKAKEGASAQEILEYLEMIRENNQFYAAINDLTNLRKGGRLSNVEAALGSLLQIKPICQIQPDGTFQAVEKIRTFKKALKRLIEISKEAQLTEDYQLVVMHIGNEEAAKTVQTELQEIYPNHEINIYSISLVVAVHGGPGAVAVGWVKHK; this comes from the coding sequence ATGGCAAAAGTCGCGATTGTATCTGATAGTACAGGTTGTATTCCTGCAGAGACTGTAAAAGCTTTAGATATTTATGTTAACTATATTTCGGTGGTTTTTGGAACTGAGTCTTATCGAGAATTTATTGATATGTCTCCTGAGGAGTTTCTTGAGCGTAGTGCCAATTACAACGGGTTACCAACAACTTCACAACCATCTCCAGGACAAACGATAGCTTTATATGAATCATTATTTGAACAAGGGTATGAAGATATTATTCATATTAACATTTCAAGTCAATTAAGTGGTAGTCATCAAACAGCTTTAACATGTGCAGAAATGGTTAACCCTGAGCATATTCACGTATTTGATTCACGTACTGTTACTTATACACAAGGTATGTTTGCTGTTTATGCAGCAATGAAAGCTAAAGAAGGAGCGTCAGCTCAAGAAATTTTAGAATACTTAGAAATGATTCGTGAAAATAATCAATTTTACGCAGCTATTAATGATTTAACTAATTTACGTAAAGGTGGACGTTTATCAAATGTTGAAGCAGCATTAGGTAGCTTACTACAAATTAAACCTATTTGCCAAATTCAACCTGATGGAACATTCCAAGCTGTTGAAAAGATTCGCACGTTTAAAAAGGCATTAAAGCGTTTAATTGAAATTTCAAAAGAGGCACAGTTAACAGAAGATTATCAATTAGTTGTGATGCATATTGGGAATGAAGAGGCTGCAAAAACAGTTCAAACAGAATTACAAGAAATTTATCCAAATCATGAAATTAATATCTATTCAATTTCATTAGTAGTAGCTGTTCATGGGGGACCAGGAGCAGTTGCCGTTGGTTGGGTAAAACATAAATAA
- a CDS encoding DUF4300 family protein encodes MKKYFLLVGTAIVLVTGCSSKKVELESISEESTEVQQSIPFTYSFLNDDETQHKVSALLLENGISQSAINSFFTSVNHFNKLAVDTLDTKVGFETINLFDLSIDYAYIQEQWDNQTDYLDQNCRLTVFNLMKELIKIDTEDVISDEMNNLIFDEEIIKENPNIQFTDEEASAYHNFYTAISTKETTDQSFHVKQIQKEWKNRGIKFETDDNISIISVFLNYNEDKSLFIGHTGVLIKTDDGYLFLEKVASMEPYIVSKYSNIDEFKAYLTALYGNHVFDGGSKPIFMQNDKWLNAE; translated from the coding sequence ATGAAGAAATATTTCTTACTAGTAGGAACAGCTATTGTATTAGTTACAGGATGTAGTTCTAAAAAAGTAGAGTTAGAATCAATATCAGAAGAAAGTACGGAAGTGCAACAATCTATCCCCTTTACATACTCATTCTTAAATGATGACGAGACTCAACATAAAGTTTCGGCTTTATTATTAGAAAATGGTATTTCTCAGTCAGCTATTAATTCATTTTTTACATCGGTCAATCATTTTAATAAACTAGCTGTGGATACGCTAGACACGAAGGTAGGATTTGAAACAATTAATCTTTTTGACTTATCGATTGATTATGCATATATTCAAGAACAATGGGATAATCAAACAGATTATTTAGATCAAAATTGCCGATTAACAGTTTTTAACTTAATGAAGGAACTAATTAAAATAGATACAGAAGACGTTATCTCAGACGAAATGAATAATTTAATATTTGATGAAGAGATTATTAAAGAAAATCCTAATATTCAGTTTACAGATGAAGAAGCAAGTGCCTATCATAACTTTTATACGGCGATTTCAACAAAAGAGACGACTGATCAAAGTTTTCATGTTAAACAAATTCAAAAGGAATGGAAAAATCGTGGGATAAAGTTTGAGACGGACGATAATATTTCAATTATCAGTGTTTTCTTAAATTACAACGAGGATAAATCACTATTTATTGGGCATACGGGTGTTTTAATTAAAACAGATGATGGATATTTATTTTTAGAAAAGGTGGCCTCAATGGAACCCTACATTGTTTCAAAATATAGCAATATAGATGAATTCAAAGCCTATTTAACGGCTCTTTATGGGAATCATGTATTCGATGGTGGAAGTAAACCAATTTTCATGCAAAATGATAAGTGGTTAAATGCTGAATAA
- a CDS encoding DegV family protein, with translation MKIAIVTDSLTHLTTSDLERYPYVYYGYLNVIVNDQTYVEHKEINNKELFNLIDSGASYSTSQPSPDVFVQIYEQIKDEYDYILSLHCTPKVSGTVNAARIASTMVDGLEGRISVIDLNTASIGEENIIIKVCQLIDEGKSLDELLKVIEFYRNHTTLCLVIDDLNTLVKTGRLSKTAASIGNLLNIKPIIGLVDAQLDVLDKVRTKKRVLKWMVEHLKEEIEKSGKQIVRLTYSNDLELAQELKKLMEEACGDQAEVHVGNEIGPVMAIHFGRGGVGACWMPDQYKI, from the coding sequence ATGAAAATTGCAATTGTAACAGATAGTCTTACGCATTTAACGACATCTGATTTAGAACGCTATCCATATGTTTATTATGGATATTTAAATGTTATTGTAAATGATCAAACTTATGTAGAGCATAAAGAAATCAATAATAAAGAGTTATTTAATCTAATTGATAGTGGTGCATCATACTCAACATCACAGCCATCACCTGATGTGTTTGTTCAGATTTATGAGCAAATCAAAGATGAGTATGATTATATTTTAAGTTTACATTGTACACCAAAAGTAAGCGGAACAGTTAATGCGGCACGTATTGCTAGTACAATGGTAGATGGATTAGAAGGACGTATTTCGGTTATCGATTTAAATACCGCATCAATTGGGGAAGAAAATATTATTATTAAAGTTTGTCAATTAATCGATGAAGGAAAATCATTAGATGAATTATTAAAAGTGATTGAATTTTATCGTAATCATACAACACTTTGTTTAGTCATTGATGACTTAAATACGTTAGTTAAAACGGGGCGTTTATCTAAAACAGCAGCAAGTATCGGTAATTTATTAAATATTAAGCCAATTATCGGGTTAGTTGATGCCCAGCTTGATGTTTTGGATAAAGTTCGTACAAAAAAACGTGTATTAAAATGGATGGTAGAACATTTAAAAGAGGAAATCGAAAAGTCTGGTAAGCAGATTGTTCGCCTTACTTATTCTAATGATTTAGAGTTAGCACAAGAGTTGAAAAAATTAATGGAAGAAGCTTGCGGTGATCAAGCAGAAGTTCATGTAGGAAATGAAATTGGCCCAGTTATGGCGATTCACTTTGGTCGCGGAGGCGTAGGAGCTTGCTGGATGCCAGATCAATATAAAATTTAA
- a CDS encoding YibE/F family protein gives MKKLVKEIMPIILTLLACFVIVVVSDSIFQGGYLPNRLNRDIQYYEATVLEVIDEELGPDNYTGEFTVGLQNIRVQITEGPYSGEQHVFKNYVSRLYNTVVKKGTDIIVGAYLEDGEIMDLTTNTYKRSHVIVILAIIFFVLVAWIGKLKGVKSIVSLLFTGTCVIFLMLPLMLNGMNPVLAATIIVFLSTFVTLGLVSGINKKTLAAIIGTLSGVLIATLIAYLFGNWSHLSGGTMQDTEALLYVSETSKLQIKGLMLAAILIASLGAVMDVAMSISSSLFELISVNEQLTFKELVRSGMNVGTDMIGTMTNTLILALAGGSLTTMILIFTASISEKQLVNLDVLGTELIQGLSGSIGIVITVPITVVVTAYLCKMKKVD, from the coding sequence GTGAAGAAATTGGTGAAAGAGATTATGCCCATTATTTTGACATTGCTAGCATGCTTTGTCATTGTCGTTGTATCGGATTCTATTTTTCAAGGAGGATATCTACCTAATCGATTAAATCGGGATATTCAGTATTATGAAGCAACGGTTTTAGAAGTGATAGATGAAGAGTTAGGACCTGATAATTATACAGGAGAATTCACAGTCGGATTACAAAATATACGGGTTCAGATTACCGAAGGGCCATATTCGGGAGAACAACATGTTTTTAAAAATTATGTAAGCCGTCTATATAATACAGTGGTTAAAAAAGGTACAGATATTATAGTTGGAGCTTATCTAGAAGATGGCGAAATTATGGATTTAACAACAAATACGTATAAGCGTAGTCATGTCATTGTGATATTGGCGATTATTTTCTTTGTATTAGTTGCTTGGATTGGAAAGTTAAAGGGTGTAAAATCGATTGTTTCATTATTATTTACTGGGACTTGTGTTATCTTTTTAATGCTACCGTTAATGTTAAACGGAATGAACCCAGTATTAGCGGCAACCATTATAGTCTTTTTAAGTACCTTTGTAACATTAGGACTTGTTTCAGGAATTAATAAGAAGACATTGGCTGCTATTATTGGAACGTTATCAGGTGTCTTAATTGCAACTCTTATTGCCTATTTGTTTGGAAATTGGTCGCATTTATCAGGTGGAACGATGCAAGATACAGAGGCTTTACTCTATGTGTCAGAGACTAGTAAACTTCAAATAAAAGGGTTAATGTTAGCAGCGATATTAATTGCATCGCTAGGGGCGGTCATGGATGTTGCGATGTCAATTTCTTCATCGTTATTTGAATTAATCTCAGTAAATGAACAATTAACATTTAAAGAATTAGTCCGAAGCGGAATGAATGTTGGAACTGATATGATTGGTACAATGACGAATACGTTAATTTTAGCTTTAGCAGGTGGATCATTAACAACGATGATTTTGATTTTTACTGCATCAATTAGTGAAAAACAGTTAGTTAACTTAGATGTGTTAGGCACAGAATTAATTCAAGGATTATCAGGAAGTATTGGAATTGTTATAACGGTTCCCATTACAGTGGTTGTGACGGCATATTTATGTAAAATGAAAAAAGTTGATTAG
- a CDS encoding YigZ family protein produces MERYLMVAQDGENEIIVDKSRFICHVKRVYNDQDAMEFIKEIKKIHWNATHNCSAYQVGDFNEIQKANDDGEPSGTAGVPMLEVLRKQGIKNCVVVVTRYFGGIKLGAGGLIRTYGKAVSEAIKELGVVERKTMKTMFINADYTLLGTIQNRLEGTDYILSQVHYTDKISVEVLIDVEAEEAFKNWVIDMTNGKADVIAGETSFREIPYQREN; encoded by the coding sequence ATGGAACGTTATTTAATGGTCGCACAAGATGGGGAAAATGAAATCATTGTAGATAAATCTCGTTTTATTTGTCACGTGAAACGTGTTTATAATGATCAAGATGCGATGGAATTTATCAAAGAAATCAAAAAAATCCATTGGAATGCCACACATAACTGCTCAGCCTATCAAGTTGGAGACTTCAACGAAATTCAAAAAGCAAATGATGATGGCGAGCCAAGTGGAACAGCTGGCGTTCCAATGCTTGAAGTCCTTCGAAAACAAGGAATCAAAAACTGCGTAGTCGTCGTCACACGTTACTTTGGTGGAATTAAACTTGGAGCTGGCGGCCTAATTCGTACATATGGAAAAGCCGTGTCAGAGGCGATTAAAGAACTCGGAGTCGTTGAGCGTAAAACAATGAAAACCATGTTCATCAATGCCGACTACACCCTACTTGGTACGATTCAAAATCGCTTAGAAGGAACAGACTACATCTTAAGTCAAGTTCATTATACAGATAAAATTTCAGTTGAAGTTTTAATCGATGTAGAAGCAGAAGAAGCATTTAAAAATTGGGTCATCGACATGACAAATGGAAAAGCAGACGTTATAGCTGGTGAAACATCATTCAGAGAAATTCCCTATCAACGAGAAAACTAA
- a CDS encoding replication-associated recombination protein A — MKPLADLIRPRTLDEVVGQQHLIGEGQILRKLIEVNHIPNLIFYGPSGTGKTTIANIIASLSNKKIYKLNATDAKTEDIKQIISSLNTLEGMNGIFLYLDEIQNFNKKQQQTLLKYIETGQITLITSTTENPYFTIFSAILSRSTILEFKSLTPEEIVDGLKRAVELVESEFYLYPLTVEEEALNYIANVANGDLRRALNALEIALYPNCRTEGFVLNLEVARECTVTAGFSYDRFGDQHYDTLSAFQKSIRGSDPDAAIHYLARLIKAGDLTSICRRLLVIAAEDIGLAYPQAVSIVKSCTDAAMQLGFPEARIPLAQAVILLANSPKSNSAISAIDEALADLKIGNVGDIPKHLRDAHYGGAKDLGIGTEYKFPHNYPNHYVKQQYLPNRLKDKTYYHAGANKIEQGFVGYQNFIKQK, encoded by the coding sequence ATGAAACCATTAGCAGATTTAATACGTCCAAGGACTTTAGATGAGGTAGTTGGCCAGCAGCACTTAATTGGAGAAGGGCAGATTTTACGAAAGTTAATAGAGGTTAATCATATTCCAAATTTAATCTTTTATGGTCCTTCTGGTACAGGGAAAACGACGATTGCAAATATTATTGCGAGTTTATCGAATAAAAAGATTTATAAGTTAAATGCGACGGATGCAAAGACTGAAGATATTAAACAAATTATTAGTAGTTTGAATACACTGGAAGGAATGAATGGAATCTTTTTATATTTAGATGAGATTCAAAACTTCAATAAGAAGCAACAACAAACGTTACTAAAATATATTGAAACAGGTCAAATTACATTAATTACGAGTACAACAGAGAATCCTTATTTTACGATTTTTAGTGCGATTTTAAGTCGTTCTACAATTTTAGAGTTTAAGTCTTTAACACCTGAAGAGATTGTAGATGGATTGAAGAGAGCGGTTGAATTAGTAGAGTCAGAGTTTTATTTGTATCCACTGACGGTAGAAGAGGAAGCTTTAAATTATATTGCAAATGTAGCCAATGGTGACTTACGTCGGGCCTTAAATGCATTAGAGATTGCGTTGTATCCAAATTGTAGGACAGAAGGATTTGTTCTAAATTTAGAAGTTGCAAGAGAGTGTACTGTAACAGCTGGCTTTTCTTATGATCGATTTGGCGATCAACATTATGATACGTTAAGTGCTTTTCAAAAATCGATTCGTGGAAGTGACCCTGATGCTGCTATTCATTATTTAGCCCGTTTGATTAAAGCAGGTGATTTAACTTCTATTTGTAGACGATTATTGGTGATTGCAGCAGAAGATATTGGGTTAGCTTATCCACAAGCTGTTTCGATCGTTAAGAGTTGTACGGATGCTGCGATGCAGCTAGGGTTCCCTGAGGCACGTATTCCATTAGCTCAGGCGGTTATTTTACTTGCCAATAGTCCGAAATCGAATTCTGCTATTTCTGCGATTGATGAGGCATTAGCAGATTTAAAAATAGGAAATGTAGGTGACATTCCTAAACATTTACGTGATGCTCACTATGGTGGGGCAAAAGATTTGGGAATTGGAACAGAATATAAATTCCCTCATAATTATCCTAATCATTACGTGAAACAACAGTATTTACCGAATCGCTTAAAAGATAAAACGTATTATCACGCAGGGGCGAATAAGATTGAACAGGGATTTGTTGGGTATCAAAATTTTATAAAACAGAAGTAA
- the mreB gene encoding rod shape-determining protein MreB, giving the protein MLFSKDIGIDLGTANVLIYEKGKGIVLEEPSVVSIDAQSGRMIAAGEEARQMLGRTPGKIEVVRPMKDGVIADIEATEMMLKHFINSLNIKGMLSQPRIMICCPTNITLVEKNAIREAAEKCGAREVFIEEEPKIAALGAGMDISKPSGNMVIDVGGGTADIAVLSLGDIVTSASIKIAGNRFDQDIVDYIKTNYKLLIGDRTAEEIKISVATVYPEGREEELQVRGRDLVSGLPRTITISSTEVEEALRESVRIIVHAAKNVLEQTPPELSADIMNKGIVLTGGGALLHGLDRLLADELHVPVFVADNPLHCVVVGTGIMLDHIDKIRRR; this is encoded by the coding sequence ATGCTATTTTCTAAAGATATAGGAATCGACTTAGGTACTGCTAACGTCTTAATATATGAAAAAGGTAAAGGAATCGTTCTTGAAGAACCATCTGTAGTTTCAATTGATGCTCAATCAGGTCGTATGATTGCAGCGGGAGAAGAAGCCCGTCAAATGCTTGGTCGTACACCAGGTAAAATTGAAGTTGTTCGTCCAATGAAAGATGGAGTTATTGCTGACATTGAGGCAACTGAAATGATGTTAAAACATTTTATCAATTCGTTAAACATTAAAGGAATGCTTTCACAACCTCGTATTATGATCTGTTGCCCAACTAACATTACTTTAGTTGAAAAAAATGCTATCCGTGAAGCTGCTGAAAAATGTGGTGCACGTGAAGTATTCATTGAAGAAGAACCAAAAATTGCTGCTTTAGGAGCGGGGATGGATATTTCTAAACCATCTGGTAACATGGTAATCGACGTTGGTGGAGGAACTGCAGATATCGCTGTTTTATCGCTTGGGGATATCGTAACATCTGCTTCAATTAAAATTGCAGGTAACCGTTTTGATCAAGACATTGTTGATTATATTAAAACAAATTATAAATTATTAATCGGGGATCGTACAGCTGAAGAAATTAAAATCAGTGTTGCGACAGTTTATCCAGAAGGTCGCGAAGAAGAATTACAAGTTCGTGGACGTGACTTAGTATCAGGATTACCTCGTACAATTACTATTTCATCAACTGAAGTAGAAGAAGCTTTACGTGAATCAGTACGTATTATTGTTCATGCAGCGAAAAATGTTCTTGAACAAACTCCTCCAGAATTATCAGCTGATATCATGAATAAAGGTATCGTCTTAACAGGTGGTGGAGCCTTATTACATGGCCTTGACCGCTTATTAGCTGATGAGTTACATGTTCCTGTCTTTGTAGCAGATAATCCATTACACTGTGTAGTAGTTGGAACAGGAATTATGTTAGATCATATTGATAAGATTCGTCGTCGTTAA